One genomic window of Camelina sativa cultivar DH55 chromosome 5, Cs, whole genome shotgun sequence includes the following:
- the LOC109133006 gene encoding gibberellin-regulated protein 12-like: MAKPIVVFIVSCLLLAIQFSNAEELQSPGEAPAIYKKMGGEGSLRPEECPAECQRRCSETSHKKPCLFYCNKCCNTCLCVPSGTYGHKKECPCDDNWETKEGEPKCP, from the exons atggcGAAGCCCATCGTTGTCTTCATTGtatcttgtttgttgcttgctattcaattttctaat GCTGAGGAACTACAAAGTCCAGGCGAAGCACCTGCAATCTATAAGAag ATGGGAGGAGAAGGCTCACTTCGACCAGAAG AATGTCCAGCTGAATGTCAACGTCGATGTTCAGAGACATCTCATAAGAAACCGTGTTTGTTTTACTGCAACAAATGTTGTAACACATGTTTGTGCGTGCCATCGGGAACATATGGACACAAAAAAGAATGCCCTTGCGACGATAACTGGGAGACCAAAGAAGGTGAACCTAAATGTccataa
- the LOC104786553 gene encoding gibberellin-regulated protein 12-like — protein sequence MAKLIVLFIVSCLLLAIQFSNAEELESPGEAPTIYKMGGEGSLRPEECPAECQRRCSATSHKKPCLFFCNKCCNTCLCVPSGTYGHKEECPCYNNWRTKEGGPKCP from the exons atgGCGAAGCTCATCGTTCTcttcattgtttcttgtttgttgcttgctattcaattttctaat GCTGAGGAACTAGAAAGTCCAGGTGAGGCACCTACAATCTATAag ATGGGAGGAGAAGGCTCACTTCGACCAGAAG AATGTCCAGCGGAATGTCAACGTCGATGTTCAGCGACATCTCACAAAAAACCGTGTTTGTTCTTTTGCAACAAATGTTGTAACACATGTTTGTGCGTACCATCGGGAACATATGGACACAAAGAAGAATGTCCTTGCTACAATAACTGGAGGACCAAAGAAGGTGGACCGAAATGTCCataa